A genomic window from Sphingobacterium sp. BN32 includes:
- a CDS encoding CoA transferase subunit A, which translates to MIDKSVANASEAIQDVKDGMTISLGGFGLCGIPENLIAALLQKGTKDLTCISNNAGVDDFGLGLLLQKKQVKKMIASYVGENAEFERQMLSGELEVDLIPQGTLASRLMAGGYGMPVIFTPAGVGTEVAEGKETRKFTFHGVEKEYLMEYAFEPDFAFVKAWKGDKAGNLVYRGTAQNFNHAVAMCGKITIAEVEELVEPGELDPNFIHTPGVFVQRIFQGDQYEKRIEQRTVRNKEDND; encoded by the coding sequence ATGATTGATAAAAGCGTGGCAAATGCTTCGGAAGCAATCCAGGACGTCAAAGATGGGATGACCATTTCTTTGGGCGGCTTTGGGCTATGCGGAATTCCGGAGAATTTGATTGCTGCATTGCTGCAAAAAGGAACGAAGGATCTGACATGTATCAGTAACAATGCCGGTGTTGATGACTTCGGCTTGGGTTTATTGCTACAGAAAAAGCAGGTCAAGAAAATGATAGCATCGTATGTAGGGGAGAATGCGGAATTTGAACGTCAGATGCTCAGTGGCGAATTGGAAGTGGACTTGATTCCACAGGGGACCTTGGCATCTCGATTAATGGCAGGTGGCTACGGCATGCCTGTAATCTTCACGCCGGCAGGGGTGGGAACGGAGGTTGCCGAAGGCAAGGAAACTCGAAAATTTACCTTCCATGGCGTGGAGAAGGAATATTTAATGGAATATGCTTTTGAACCGGATTTTGCTTTTGTAAAAGCCTGGAAGGGTGATAAAGCGGGTAATTTAGTGTATCGCGGGACAGCACAGAATTTTAACCATGCGGTGGCTATGTGTGGGAAGATCACGATTGCCGAGGTGGAAGAATTGGTTGAACCGGGCGAGTTGGATCCGAATTTTATCCATACCCCAGGCGTCTTTGTGCAACGGATTTTCCAAGGCGATCAATACGAGAAAAGAATAGAACAGCGAACTGTAAGAAATAAAGAAGACAATGATTAA
- a CDS encoding transposase, translating into MQTNLRLIRKSRVYSDDFKREIVSLFESGKLSVLQLERLYGISNPTIYNWIYKFSNFNEKGQRIMEMKSSSTHKVKAMEQRIRELERMIGQKQIKIDFLEKMIDIAGEDLKVDIRKNFNTPPSDGSGNTQEK; encoded by the coding sequence ATGCAAACAAATTTGCGGTTAATCAGGAAATCACGGGTTTATTCTGATGATTTTAAGCGGGAAATTGTTTCCCTATTTGAGAGTGGGAAGTTGAGTGTTCTACAGTTAGAGCGGCTTTATGGAATAAGTAATCCCACGATCTATAATTGGATCTATAAATTTTCTAACTTTAATGAGAAAGGACAACGTATAATGGAGATGAAATCAAGTAGCACCCACAAAGTAAAAGCCATGGAACAGCGTATCCGTGAACTGGAGCGGATGATCGGCCAGAAGCAGATCAAGATCGATTTCTTGGAGAAGATGATCGACATCGCTGGAGAGGATCTTAAGGTCGATATCAGAAAAAATTTCAACACCCCACCATCGGATGGTTCCGGGAACACGCAGGAAAAATAG
- a CDS encoding IS3 family transposase, whose translation MSKQAVHQRAVRHSRYQVQFAELIEKADKVRKEHPGCGVEKLYYMLRPDFVGRDRFIETMMSLGYRLKVKKNYRRTTRGLSTAYPNLINGLVVGTPNQVWQSDITYFYVGDRFYYGVFIIDVYTKKIVGYQVSNHMQSTANLKALRMALKNNGAPQYHHSDRGAQYHATAYLQLLKENNCRVSMGKSAQDNAYAERINGTIKNEYLDYWKPKTFESLKKMVNRAVKQYNKRRLHNSLHRMSPESFEEKWFREILSPKPLITIFDQVDKL comes from the coding sequence ATGAGCAAACAGGCGGTGCATCAGCGCGCTGTTCGCCATTCCCGTTATCAGGTTCAATTCGCTGAGCTGATCGAAAAAGCGGATAAAGTGCGTAAGGAACATCCCGGTTGTGGGGTGGAAAAACTGTATTATATGCTCCGTCCGGATTTTGTGGGGAGAGATCGTTTCATAGAGACCATGATGTCTTTAGGATATCGATTGAAGGTCAAGAAGAACTATCGCAGGACGACTCGCGGGCTTTCCACAGCCTACCCTAATCTGATCAATGGCTTGGTTGTAGGGACTCCCAATCAGGTTTGGCAATCGGACATCACCTACTTCTACGTGGGCGATAGGTTCTACTATGGAGTGTTCATTATCGACGTTTACACCAAAAAGATCGTTGGATATCAAGTATCCAATCATATGCAGTCAACAGCTAATCTTAAGGCACTACGAATGGCCCTTAAGAATAACGGGGCACCCCAATATCATCATTCAGACCGAGGTGCCCAATATCATGCGACAGCTTATCTGCAGCTGTTGAAAGAGAATAATTGCAGGGTGAGCATGGGCAAGAGTGCCCAGGACAATGCATACGCTGAGCGGATCAATGGAACCATCAAGAATGAGTATCTGGATTATTGGAAGCCTAAGACGTTCGAAAGCTTAAAAAAAATGGTCAATAGAGCTGTCAAACAGTACAATAAACGAAGACTGCACAACTCATTACATAGGATGTCGCCAGAGAGTTTCGAAGAAAAGTGGTTTAGGGAGATATTGTCTCCTAAACCACTAATAACTATATTTGATCAAGTTGATAAATTGTAA
- the atpD gene encoding F0F1 ATP synthase subunit beta: MPNIGKIAQIIGPVVDVNFADNENLPKIYDALYIEKENGQRIVLEVQQHLGEERVRTIAMDATEGLVRGMKVVDTGAPIKMPIGEEIKGRVFNVVGDPIDGIKSLDKTNGRPIHNVPPRFEDLSTESEVLFTGIKVIDLLEPYAKGGKIGLFGGAGVGKTVLIQELINNIAKGHGGLSVFAGVGERTREGNDLLREMLESGIIKYGEHFMEGMEKGEWPLESVDLELMKDSKCTFVFGQMNEPPGARARVALSGLTIAEYFRDGDGEGQGRDILFFIDNIFRFTQAGSEVSALLGRMPSAVGYQPTLATEMGLMQERITSTKNGSITSVQAVYVPADDLTDPAPATTFAHLDATTVLSRKISELGIYPAVDPLDSTSRILSPAILGNEHYDTAQRVKEILQRYKELQDIIAILGMDELSEEDKLTVHRARRVQRFLSQPFHVAEQFTGLKGCLVDIKDTIKGFNMIIDGEVDQYPEASFNLVGGIEDAIEKGKKLLAEAV, from the coding sequence ATGCCCAATATTGGTAAAATAGCGCAGATTATCGGCCCAGTAGTTGACGTCAACTTTGCCGACAATGAAAATCTTCCTAAGATTTATGATGCCTTGTACATTGAGAAAGAAAATGGACAACGCATTGTATTAGAGGTTCAACAGCACTTAGGTGAGGAACGTGTTCGTACGATTGCAATGGATGCTACCGAAGGTTTAGTTCGTGGCATGAAAGTAGTTGATACTGGCGCTCCGATCAAAATGCCGATTGGCGAAGAAATTAAAGGTCGCGTATTCAACGTTGTTGGTGACCCAATTGACGGTATTAAAAGTTTGGACAAAACAAACGGTCGTCCTATCCACAACGTACCTCCAAGATTCGAAGATTTATCGACTGAGTCTGAAGTACTTTTCACAGGTATCAAAGTTATCGACTTATTAGAGCCTTACGCAAAAGGTGGTAAGATCGGTTTGTTCGGTGGTGCTGGTGTTGGTAAAACGGTATTAATTCAGGAGTTAATCAACAACATCGCAAAAGGACACGGTGGTTTATCTGTATTTGCAGGTGTAGGCGAGCGTACTCGTGAAGGAAACGATTTACTTCGTGAGATGTTGGAGTCCGGCATTATCAAATATGGTGAGCACTTCATGGAAGGCATGGAAAAAGGCGAATGGCCTTTGGAAAGTGTAGATTTAGAGTTGATGAAAGATTCTAAATGTACATTCGTGTTCGGACAGATGAATGAGCCTCCTGGTGCACGTGCGCGTGTTGCCTTATCAGGATTAACAATTGCAGAATATTTCCGTGACGGTGATGGTGAAGGCCAAGGTCGTGACATCTTATTCTTTATCGATAACATCTTCCGTTTTACACAGGCAGGTTCTGAAGTATCGGCGTTATTAGGTCGTATGCCTTCAGCGGTAGGTTACCAACCGACACTTGCTACAGAGATGGGTTTAATGCAAGAGCGTATTACATCAACTAAAAACGGATCTATTACTTCAGTACAAGCGGTATACGTTCCTGCCGATGACTTAACTGACCCTGCTCCAGCGACAACTTTCGCTCACTTGGATGCAACAACAGTATTGTCACGTAAGATTTCTGAGTTAGGTATCTACCCTGCGGTTGACCCATTGGATTCAACTTCACGTATCCTTTCTCCAGCGATTTTAGGTAATGAGCATTACGATACAGCACAACGCGTAAAAGAAATTCTTCAACGTTATAAAGAACTTCAAGATATCATCGCTATCTTAGGTATGGATGAGTTATCTGAAGAAGATAAGTTAACAGTACACCGCGCACGTCGTGTTCAACGTTTCTTATCTCAACCGTTCCACGTTGCAGAGCAATTTACAGGTTTGAAAGGTTGTTTAGTAGACATCAAAGACACGATCAAAGGATTTAACATGATCATTGACGGTGAAGTTGACCAATACCCAGAAGCATCTTTCAACTTAGTAGGTGGCATCGAAGACGCGATCGAAAAAGGTAAAAAACTATTAGCAGAAGCAGTTTAG
- the atpC gene encoding ATP synthase F1 subunit epsilon, protein MNLTIITPDKLAYEGTVTAVTVPGSAGSFQILKDHAAIVSTLDDGKVIIKNNNDEQVIIIKGGVVEVKDNKIIILAEGIAGE, encoded by the coding sequence ATGAATTTAACAATTATTACTCCAGACAAATTAGCTTACGAAGGTACAGTGACTGCTGTTACAGTTCCTGGATCTGCTGGTTCCTTTCAAATTTTGAAGGACCACGCTGCTATTGTGTCTACGCTAGATGATGGCAAAGTCATTATTAAAAATAATAATGATGAACAAGTCATTATTATTAAAGGTGGTGTGGTTGAAGTAAAGGACAACAAAATCATCATTTTAGCGGAAGGAATTGCCGGAGAATAG
- a CDS encoding branched-chain amino acid transaminase → MQYYNQDTLIYLNNRFVKASSAGVDLFGQSLHYGYGAFEGLRAYSTHNGTRIFKAEEHYERLKKSCEAIGLPYTWNNRELIEKTYELLEVNNLRSAYIRPLIYSGSNMHLTSATSANIMIAAWEWGPYLGQNLLKVNISKIERPNPKSFPVGAKVSGQFINSILATSDAIQHGFDEALLVDQEGFVAQASSENLFIEKDFKIYTPPLGNIFPGITRQTVIDICKGLNFDIIEKRLSVQDVYEADSAFLSGTAAGIIGINQVDQVVYPEAWEDSIGASIQRKYKNLVLEQENYEVII, encoded by the coding sequence ATGCAGTACTATAATCAAGACACCCTAATCTACTTAAACAACCGCTTTGTCAAAGCGAGCAGCGCCGGTGTTGACTTATTCGGTCAATCGCTACATTATGGCTATGGCGCATTCGAGGGATTGCGCGCATATAGCACACATAACGGCACACGCATCTTTAAGGCAGAAGAACACTACGAGCGATTGAAGAAATCATGTGAGGCAATCGGATTGCCTTATACATGGAATAATCGTGAGCTTATTGAGAAGACGTATGAACTATTGGAGGTTAACAACCTACGTTCGGCATACATCCGCCCATTGATCTATTCGGGATCCAATATGCACTTGACCTCAGCAACCTCGGCAAACATCATGATTGCTGCTTGGGAATGGGGACCTTATTTAGGACAGAACCTATTAAAAGTAAACATCTCAAAGATCGAGCGTCCGAATCCCAAATCCTTTCCTGTCGGAGCGAAAGTATCCGGACAGTTTATCAACTCTATCCTAGCGACCAGCGATGCGATACAGCATGGTTTTGATGAGGCCTTATTGGTGGATCAGGAAGGCTTTGTCGCGCAAGCTTCGAGCGAGAACTTATTTATCGAGAAAGACTTTAAAATATACACCCCGCCATTGGGGAATATCTTCCCTGGGATTACACGCCAGACCGTTATTGATATCTGCAAAGGATTAAACTTTGATATCATCGAAAAGAGATTGTCTGTTCAAGACGTCTATGAAGCTGATAGCGCTTTCTTAAGTGGCACCGCAGCGGGCATTATAGGAATAAATCAAGTAGACCAAGTTGTTTATCCGGAAGCATGGGAAGACAGCATTGGCGCATCTATCCAACGAAAATATAAAAACTTAGTATTAGAGCAAGAGAATTATGAAGTCATCATCTGA
- the ilvD gene encoding dihydroxy-acid dehydratase yields MKSSSDNEKGINKYSKIFTQDQTQPAAKAMLYGIGLTDADMEKAQVGIASMGYDGNTCNMHLNDLAKVVKKGIWESDLVGLTFGTIGVSDGMSNGTDGMRYSLVSRDVIADSIETICGGQYYDGVVAIPGCDKNMPGAIMAMGRLNRPAIMVYGGTIAPGHYKGEELNIVSAFEALGKKVAGTISDEDYDGVIRHTCPGAGACGGMYTANTMASAIEAMGMSLPYSSSNPATSKEKQEECLEVGKYIRILLEKDIKPSDIMTRKAFENAMRTIVILGGSTNAVLHFIAMGKSVGVDISPDDFQRMSDETPVLADFKPSGKYLMQDLHQYGGIPAVLRYLLDEGLLHGDCLTVTGKTMAENLADVKSIMDYNQPIIQPLAKPIKATGHLQILYGNLAELGSVAKISGKEGEKFTGPARVFDGEHDLVAGVSTGRIKPGDVIVIKNEGPKGAPGMPEMLKPTSLIIGAGLGTSVALITDGRFSGGTHGFVVGHITPEAYEGGLIGLVQDDDVIEIDAVNNTINLKVSDEEIAKRRENWTQPALKVTKGVLYKYAKTVANASEGCVTDM; encoded by the coding sequence ATGAAGTCATCATCTGATAACGAAAAGGGAATCAACAAATACAGCAAGATCTTTACGCAAGATCAGACGCAACCAGCGGCGAAGGCTATGCTTTATGGTATCGGTTTGACCGATGCAGACATGGAGAAAGCACAAGTAGGTATTGCGAGTATGGGTTATGATGGGAACACCTGTAATATGCACCTGAATGATTTGGCGAAAGTCGTCAAAAAAGGAATTTGGGAGAGCGACTTGGTGGGCCTGACCTTTGGAACAATTGGAGTGAGTGACGGGATGAGCAATGGTACGGACGGAATGCGCTATTCACTCGTTTCCCGCGATGTTATTGCAGATAGCATCGAAACGATCTGTGGCGGTCAATACTATGATGGAGTTGTTGCCATTCCTGGCTGTGACAAGAATATGCCTGGTGCGATTATGGCGATGGGTCGCTTAAACCGTCCTGCAATTATGGTATACGGCGGTACAATTGCCCCTGGCCATTATAAGGGTGAGGAACTGAACATTGTATCCGCATTCGAAGCTTTAGGAAAAAAGGTTGCAGGTACGATTTCCGATGAGGATTATGATGGGGTGATCAGACACACCTGTCCGGGCGCAGGCGCTTGCGGCGGTATGTATACAGCGAATACCATGGCTTCAGCAATCGAAGCGATGGGTATGAGCTTACCTTACTCCTCTTCTAACCCAGCGACATCGAAAGAAAAACAAGAAGAATGTTTAGAAGTCGGAAAGTACATCCGCATTCTATTAGAAAAAGATATTAAACCTTCGGACATCATGACGCGCAAAGCTTTCGAGAATGCAATGCGTACGATTGTTATTCTAGGTGGTTCAACAAATGCGGTATTGCACTTTATCGCGATGGGTAAATCTGTAGGGGTCGATATCTCGCCGGATGATTTCCAACGCATGTCGGACGAGACACCGGTATTAGCGGATTTCAAACCCTCAGGAAAGTATCTGATGCAAGATTTACATCAGTACGGCGGTATCCCTGCAGTGCTTCGCTATTTATTGGATGAAGGTTTGTTACATGGCGACTGCTTGACTGTAACGGGTAAGACGATGGCGGAAAACTTAGCGGATGTGAAGTCTATTATGGACTACAATCAGCCTATCATCCAGCCATTGGCAAAACCTATCAAAGCAACGGGACACTTACAGATTCTATACGGCAACTTAGCAGAGTTAGGTTCTGTTGCGAAGATATCGGGTAAGGAAGGTGAGAAATTTACGGGTCCTGCACGCGTATTTGACGGAGAACACGATTTAGTGGCAGGTGTATCGACAGGCAGAATTAAGCCGGGCGATGTTATTGTCATCAAAAACGAAGGTCCTAAAGGGGCTCCCGGAATGCCGGAAATGTTGAAACCAACTTCGTTGATTATTGGCGCAGGCTTAGGCACATCCGTGGCATTGATTACTGACGGTCGCTTCTCTGGCGGAACACACGGATTCGTCGTTGGACATATCACACCTGAAGCATATGAAGGTGGATTGATTGGCCTGGTTCAGGATGATGACGTTATTGAAATCGACGCGGTAAACAATACAATTAACCTGAAAGTTTCGGACGAGGAAATCGCTAAACGCCGTGAAAATTGGACACAGCCAGCGCTGAAAGTAACGAAAGGCGTTTTATACAAATACGCGAAGACGGTAGCAAACGCTTCAGAGGGTTGTGTGACAGATATGTAA
- the ilvB gene encoding biosynthetic-type acetolactate synthase large subunit — translation MSTLEKTETLEATTIAANTQISGSQAVLEALIHEGVDTVFGYPGGAIMPIYDALYDYNDKLKHILVRHEQGGIHAAQGYARTSGRVGVAFATSGPGATNLVTGLADAMIDSNPVVCVTGQVFASLLGTDAFQETDVINITTPVTKWNYQVTDANEIPSVLAKAFYIARTGRPGPVLIDITKNAQLQLFDYEGYAKCNHIRSYRPAPIVRKEYVEEAARVINAAKKPFVLFGQGVILGKAEEEFQRFIEKSGFPAAATVMGLSALATDHPLHVGMLGMHGNYAPNVMTNECDVLIAIGMRFDDRVTGRLDKYAKQAKVIHLDIDPAEIDKNVKAAVPVWGDCKETLPMLTALLDKVDHSAWLQQFRELEKEEIKEVIQEELNPTTDVMTMGEVVRELNELTGGNAVIVTDVGQHQMVACRYAKYNLSKSSVTSGGLGTMGFGLPAAIGAWYGAPDRDVIAIIGDGGIQMTIQELGTIMQFGAKVKILILNNEFLGMVRQWQQLFHDKRYSFVNITSPDFVAVAKGYYIDGNKVAERQHLKSALKTMLEHDGSYLLEVMVGKENNVFPMVAQGTSVSEIRLK, via the coding sequence ATGAGTACACTTGAAAAAACGGAAACTTTGGAAGCTACTACTATTGCGGCAAATACACAGATCAGTGGTTCGCAAGCGGTTTTAGAGGCCTTAATCCACGAGGGGGTGGATACCGTATTCGGGTATCCGGGTGGTGCAATTATGCCAATTTATGATGCATTGTATGATTACAATGATAAATTGAAGCATATTTTGGTGCGTCACGAACAGGGTGGAATTCATGCTGCACAAGGATACGCACGAACATCAGGACGTGTGGGTGTGGCTTTTGCAACAAGCGGTCCGGGCGCTACAAACCTAGTTACAGGTTTGGCGGATGCGATGATTGATAGCAATCCAGTGGTCTGTGTTACAGGTCAGGTATTTGCTTCATTGCTAGGGACAGATGCATTCCAGGAAACTGACGTGATTAACATTACTACCCCGGTCACAAAGTGGAACTACCAGGTTACTGATGCTAATGAGATTCCAAGTGTACTAGCGAAAGCATTTTATATTGCTCGCACCGGACGTCCGGGGCCAGTATTAATTGATATTACCAAGAATGCGCAGTTGCAGCTTTTCGATTATGAAGGCTATGCTAAGTGCAATCATATCCGCTCTTACCGCCCTGCTCCTATTGTTCGTAAGGAATATGTAGAAGAAGCAGCGCGCGTAATCAATGCGGCAAAGAAACCATTCGTATTGTTTGGCCAGGGGGTTATCCTAGGTAAAGCCGAGGAGGAATTCCAGCGATTTATCGAAAAAAGCGGATTCCCTGCTGCGGCTACCGTGATGGGCTTAAGCGCCCTAGCAACTGACCACCCATTACATGTAGGAATGTTAGGGATGCATGGTAACTATGCGCCAAACGTGATGACGAATGAGTGCGACGTATTAATCGCTATCGGGATGCGTTTCGATGACCGTGTAACCGGTCGTTTAGACAAATATGCAAAACAGGCGAAAGTTATTCATTTAGATATCGACCCTGCGGAGATCGACAAGAATGTGAAAGCGGCAGTACCTGTTTGGGGGGACTGTAAAGAAACACTACCGATGTTGACTGCCTTATTAGACAAGGTGGATCATAGTGCGTGGTTACAGCAGTTCCGCGAGTTAGAAAAAGAGGAGATCAAGGAAGTAATCCAAGAAGAACTTAATCCAACAACTGATGTCATGACCATGGGCGAAGTTGTTCGTGAGCTTAATGAGTTAACGGGTGGTAATGCTGTTATTGTTACTGACGTTGGTCAGCATCAGATGGTAGCTTGTCGTTATGCGAAATACAACCTATCAAAATCGAGTGTTACTTCAGGAGGATTAGGAACAATGGGCTTCGGTTTGCCTGCAGCAATCGGTGCTTGGTATGGAGCTCCTGATCGTGATGTCATTGCGATCATCGGCGATGGCGGTATACAGATGACCATTCAAGAGCTTGGAACCATCATGCAGTTTGGTGCGAAAGTGAAGATCCTCATCTTAAACAATGAGTTTTTAGGAATGGTTCGCCAATGGCAGCAGTTGTTCCACGACAAACGTTATTCCTTTGTGAATATCACGAGCCCTGACTTTGTTGCTGTAGCGAAAGGATATTATATCGACGGAAACAAAGTAGCGGAGCGTCAGCACTTGAAATCAGCATTAAAGACAATGCTAGAGCATGATGGCTCTTACCTATTGGAAGTGATGGTGGGGAAAGAGAACAACGTATTCCCGATGGTTGCACAAGGAACGAGTGTTTCTGAAATCAGATTGAAGTAA
- the ilvN gene encoding acetolactate synthase small subunit → MEKQEYTITVYTENTIGMIGRITGIFSRRKINIESLNTSPSEVENIHRFTILITESEEVVRKLCRQIEKQVEVLKAYFNTNDELIWQEQALYKVPADVIAEKAYVERLLRQYGANVVVIRNDYIVFETAGHREEIDRLTEELGKYKLIEFVRGARIAIIKDSAGFHKKLKQFEREEPAPEIVENEFLDQRDDVFTM, encoded by the coding sequence ATGGAAAAGCAAGAATATACAATAACTGTTTACACGGAAAATACTATCGGGATGATCGGCCGTATCACCGGGATCTTCTCGCGCCGTAAAATCAATATCGAAAGTTTAAACACCTCCCCTTCTGAGGTGGAAAATATACACCGCTTCACGATTCTAATTACAGAATCGGAAGAGGTTGTTCGCAAGCTATGCCGCCAGATTGAAAAACAAGTGGAAGTATTGAAAGCTTATTTCAATACGAACGATGAGTTAATCTGGCAAGAACAGGCTTTATATAAGGTTCCGGCAGATGTAATTGCTGAGAAAGCTTATGTTGAGCGTCTATTACGTCAATACGGTGCTAACGTTGTTGTTATCCGTAATGACTACATCGTATTCGAAACAGCAGGACATCGTGAAGAGATCGACCGCCTAACGGAAGAACTTGGCAAGTATAAGCTTATCGAATTTGTGCGTGGCGCTCGTATCGCTATCATTAAAGATAGCGCAGGCTTCCACAAGAAACTTAAGCAGTTCGAACGCGAAGAGCCGGCTCCGGAAATCGTTGAAAACGAGTTCTTGGATCAACGTGATGATGTATTTACTATGTAA
- a CDS encoding DinB family protein encodes MENVFKFIFESRRAFIKLIEELSLEQLNEVPAGFNNNIIWNFGHIVVSAQTLSYTRTGIKEGVSWVKYVDAYAKGTKPSYFVEQAEVDELKALALSTIEDIENDYKEGVFDIITAYDTATYGATMNNIEDVLTTSIGHDNLHFGYAVAQKRIINNQ; translated from the coding sequence ATGGAAAATGTATTTAAATTCATATTCGAGAGTCGTCGTGCTTTCATCAAATTAATCGAAGAACTTAGCCTAGAACAATTGAACGAAGTGCCTGCGGGTTTTAATAATAATATCATATGGAACTTCGGACATATCGTTGTCAGCGCACAGACGCTGAGCTATACACGCACGGGTATTAAAGAAGGTGTAAGCTGGGTAAAGTATGTGGATGCTTATGCAAAAGGCACGAAGCCCTCTTACTTTGTGGAGCAAGCAGAAGTCGACGAATTGAAGGCATTAGCCCTATCGACTATCGAGGATATCGAAAATGATTACAAGGAAGGCGTATTCGATATTATTACAGCGTATGATACTGCTACCTATGGTGCGACGATGAATAACATCGAAGATGTATTAACGACCTCTATCGGTCATGACAATCTGCATTTTGGATATGCAGTAGCACAAAAACGTATAATCAACAATCAATAA
- the ilvC gene encoding ketol-acid reductoisomerase, translated as MANYFNTLPLREQLNQLGVAEFMDSSEFNDGVNALKGKKIVIVGCGAQGLNQGLNLRDSGLDVSYALRKEAIEQKRDSWKNATDNNFNVGTYEELIPTADLVINLTPDKQHTSVINAVMPLMKEGATLSYSHGFNIVEEGMQIRKDITVIMVAPKCPGSEVRAEYLRGFGVPTLIAVHPENDPQGKGWAEAKAYCVGTGGHRAGVLKSSFVAEVKSDLMGEQTILCGLLQTGSILSFDKMVEKGIDAGYAAKLVQYGVEVITEALKHGGVSGMFDRLSNPAKVKAFQLSEELKDIMRPLFQKHQDDIMSGHFSKTMMEDWANGDANLLKWRAETGETAFEKTAAGDVKIDEQEYFDNYLLMSAFVRAGVELAFETMVDAGIKPESAYYESLHETPLIANTIARKKLFEMNRVISDTAEYGCYLFDQACKPLLKDFMSKIDTDVVGKNYNEGKDGSVDNITLVQVNEQLRNHEVEVVGRKLRKAMTAMKAIKTI; from the coding sequence ATGGCAAATTATTTCAACACATTACCTCTTAGAGAGCAGTTAAACCAATTAGGTGTAGCAGAGTTTATGGATTCTTCGGAATTCAATGATGGCGTAAATGCTTTAAAAGGTAAAAAGATCGTAATCGTAGGATGTGGTGCTCAAGGCTTAAACCAAGGTTTAAACCTAAGAGATAGTGGTTTAGATGTATCTTATGCTTTACGTAAAGAAGCTATTGAACAAAAAAGAGATTCTTGGAAAAATGCAACGGATAACAACTTCAACGTAGGAACTTACGAGGAGCTTATCCCTACTGCTGACTTAGTAATCAACTTAACTCCAGATAAACAACATACCTCCGTAATCAATGCTGTAATGCCATTGATGAAAGAAGGAGCTACCTTATCTTATTCGCACGGTTTCAATATCGTAGAAGAAGGTATGCAGATCCGTAAGGATATTACCGTTATCATGGTTGCACCAAAATGTCCAGGCTCTGAGGTTCGCGCAGAATACTTGAGAGGATTCGGAGTACCGACGCTAATTGCTGTTCACCCGGAGAATGATCCGCAAGGAAAAGGCTGGGCAGAAGCAAAAGCCTACTGTGTTGGAACAGGTGGCCACCGCGCGGGAGTCTTGAAATCATCTTTCGTAGCGGAAGTAAAATCAGACTTAATGGGCGAGCAAACTATCCTTTGTGGTTTATTGCAAACAGGCTCTATCCTTTCTTTCGACAAAATGGTCGAAAAAGGAATCGACGCTGGCTATGCAGCTAAACTTGTTCAATACGGTGTGGAAGTAATCACAGAAGCATTAAAGCATGGTGGTGTAAGCGGTATGTTCGATCGCTTGAGCAATCCGGCGAAAGTGAAAGCTTTCCAATTATCGGAGGAATTGAAAGACATTATGCGTCCGTTATTCCAAAAGCACCAAGACGATATTATGTCAGGTCACTTCAGTAAAACGATGATGGAAGACTGGGCGAATGGCGATGCTAACCTATTGAAATGGAGAGCAGAAACTGGAGAGACCGCATTTGAAAAAACTGCCGCTGGCGATGTTAAAATCGACGAGCAAGAATACTTTGACAACTACTTATTGATGTCTGCTTTTGTTCGTGCGGGAGTTGAATTAGCATTCGAAACGATGGTAGACGCGGGTATCAAACCAGAATCGGCATACTACGAATCATTACACGAGACGCCATTGATCGCAAATACTATTGCTCGTAAGAAATTATTCGAGATGAACCGTGTTATCTCCGATACGGCAGAATACGGTTGTTACCTATTCGATCAGGCATGTAAACCGTTATTGAAGGATTTCATGAGCAAAATCGACACGGATGTTGTTGGTAAAAACTACAACGAAGGCAAAGACGGATCGGTAGACAATATTACATTGGTTCAGGTTAATGAGCAATTACGTAATCACGAGGTTGAAGTAGTGGGTAGAAAATTGCGTAAAGCGATGACTGCCATGAAAGCTATTAAAACTATTTAA